One Brassica napus cultivar Da-Ae chromosome A1, Da-Ae, whole genome shotgun sequence genomic region harbors:
- the LOC106453346 gene encoding transcription factor bHLH112 isoform X3: MADEFQATAAICGSGGGAWWSSPRSVMSPSDHFLSPYFGATITSDDFGCQENNIKSRNTCTDNNIISGQREADSDSGGSTVTIDSTMQMMGLGFSSNSSSDWNHTILQEDLNSSFLRSSQNHGQGFSSTTASPYLLNPACSSTSSSSSLLRTFYDPEPNPYSFVSTTSCSLNNPHASWANKKINPNHQVSYGLINNFSDNTNSLPFWSSSLTTNLNNTTHNSYVTTPLIIPPRVDDKTKKTRGQSESLKRGKYNEPASKKQRVTTPSPLPNFKVRKENLRDQITSLQQLVSPFGKTDTASVLQEAIEYIKFLHDQVTVLSTPYMKQGAPIHQQQQDGNDNQELRAHGLCLVPISSTFPVANETTADFWTPTFGGNNFR, from the exons ATGGCTGATGAGTTTCAAGCTACGGCAGCAATTTGCGGTAGCGGAGGCGGTGCTTGGTGGAGCTCGCCGAGAAGCGTTATGTCTCCTTCGGATCATTTCTTGTCGCCTTATTTCGGAGCTACAATCACTTCCGATGATTTTGGCTGTCAAGAGAATAATATCAAATCTAGGAATACTTGTACAGACAACAACATCATTTCTGGGCAGCGAGAGGCCGATTCCGACAGTGGAGGAAGCACCGTGACGATTGACTCGACGATGCAAATGATGGGTCTAGGGTTTTCCTCGAACTCTTCTTCAGATTGGAACCACACAATTTT ACAGGAAGACTTAAACTCAAGCTTCTTAAGGAGCTCACAAAATCATGGCCAAGGATTCTCATCGACAACTGCTTCACCTTATCTTCTTAATCCAGCTTgctcttcaacttcttcttcctcgagcTTGTTACGAACCTTTTATGATCCCGAACCGAACCCGTACAGCTTCGTTTCCACCACTAGCTGCTCCTTAAACAACCCTCACGCCTCTTGGgctaataaaaagataaatcctAATCATCAAGTTTCTTATGGACTAATTAACAACTTCTCTGACAACACAAACTCTCTACCCTTTTGGAGTTCTTCATTAACCACTAACTTAAATAACACGACGCATAACAGTTATGTAACCACTCCGCTGATAATACCCCCTCGTGTTGACGATAAAACCAag AAGACAAGAGGCCAGAGTGAGTCTTTGAAGAGAGGAAAGTACAATGAACCTGCGTCGAAGAAACAGAGAGTTACCACGCCTTCACCCTTGCCAAATTTTAAG GTGAGAAAAGAGAACCTAAGGGACCAGATTACTTCATTGCAACAGCTGGTTTCACCTTTCGGAAAG ACAGATACCGCATCGGTTCTCCAAGAAGCTATAGAGTACATCAAGTTCCTTCACGATCAAGTCACT GTTCTAAGTACTCCATACATGAAACAAGGTGCCCCGATCCATCAACAACAGCAG GATGGAAACGATAATCAAGAACTAAGAGCACACGGTCTATGTCTCGTCCCGATATCAAGCACTTTTCCGGTGGCTAATGAAACAACCGCCGATTTTTGGACACCGACGTTTGGGGGAAACAATTTCAG GTGA
- the LOC106453346 gene encoding transcription factor bHLH112 isoform X4 — translation MADEFQATAAICGSGGGAWWSSPRSVMSPSDHFLSPYFGATITSDDFGCQENNIKSRNTCTDNNIISGQREADSDSGGSTVTIDSTMQMMGLGFSSNSSSDWNHTILQEDLNSSFLRSSQNHGQGFSSTTASPYLLNPACSSTSSSSSLLRTFYDPEPNPYSFVSTTSCSLNNPHASWANKKINPNHQVSYGLINNFSDNTNSLPFWSSSLTTNLNNTTHNSYVTTPLIIPPRVDDKTKTRGQSESLKRGKYNEPASKKQRVTTPSPLPNFKVRKENLRDQITSLQQLVSPFGKTDTASVLQEAIEYIKFLHDQVTVLSTPYMKQGAPIHQQQQDGNDNQELRAHGLCLVPISSTFPVANETTADFWTPTFGGNNFR, via the exons ATGGCTGATGAGTTTCAAGCTACGGCAGCAATTTGCGGTAGCGGAGGCGGTGCTTGGTGGAGCTCGCCGAGAAGCGTTATGTCTCCTTCGGATCATTTCTTGTCGCCTTATTTCGGAGCTACAATCACTTCCGATGATTTTGGCTGTCAAGAGAATAATATCAAATCTAGGAATACTTGTACAGACAACAACATCATTTCTGGGCAGCGAGAGGCCGATTCCGACAGTGGAGGAAGCACCGTGACGATTGACTCGACGATGCAAATGATGGGTCTAGGGTTTTCCTCGAACTCTTCTTCAGATTGGAACCACACAATTTT ACAGGAAGACTTAAACTCAAGCTTCTTAAGGAGCTCACAAAATCATGGCCAAGGATTCTCATCGACAACTGCTTCACCTTATCTTCTTAATCCAGCTTgctcttcaacttcttcttcctcgagcTTGTTACGAACCTTTTATGATCCCGAACCGAACCCGTACAGCTTCGTTTCCACCACTAGCTGCTCCTTAAACAACCCTCACGCCTCTTGGgctaataaaaagataaatcctAATCATCAAGTTTCTTATGGACTAATTAACAACTTCTCTGACAACACAAACTCTCTACCCTTTTGGAGTTCTTCATTAACCACTAACTTAAATAACACGACGCATAACAGTTATGTAACCACTCCGCTGATAATACCCCCTCGTGTTGACGATAAAACCAag ACAAGAGGCCAGAGTGAGTCTTTGAAGAGAGGAAAGTACAATGAACCTGCGTCGAAGAAACAGAGAGTTACCACGCCTTCACCCTTGCCAAATTTTAAG GTGAGAAAAGAGAACCTAAGGGACCAGATTACTTCATTGCAACAGCTGGTTTCACCTTTCGGAAAG ACAGATACCGCATCGGTTCTCCAAGAAGCTATAGAGTACATCAAGTTCCTTCACGATCAAGTCACT GTTCTAAGTACTCCATACATGAAACAAGGTGCCCCGATCCATCAACAACAGCAG GATGGAAACGATAATCAAGAACTAAGAGCACACGGTCTATGTCTCGTCCCGATATCAAGCACTTTTCCGGTGGCTAATGAAACAACCGCCGATTTTTGGACACCGACGTTTGGGGGAAACAATTTCAG GTGA
- the LOC106453346 gene encoding transcription factor bHLH112 isoform X1: MADEFQATAAICGSGGGAWWSSPRSVMSPSDHFLSPYFGATITSDDFGCQENNIKSRNTCTDNNIISGQREADSDSGGSTVTIDSTMQMMGLGFSSNSSSDWNHTILQEDLNSSFLRSSQNHGQGFSSTTASPYLLNPACSSTSSSSSLLRTFYDPEPNPYSFVSTTSCSLNNPHASWANKKINPNHQVSYGLINNFSDNTNSLPFWSSSLTTNLNNTTHNSYVTTPLIIPPRVDDKTKKTRGQSESLKRGKYNEPASKKQRVTTPSPLPNFKVRKENLRDQITSLQQLVSPFGKTDTASVLQEAIEYIKFLHDQVTVLSTPYMKQGAPIHQQQQDGNDNQELRAHGLCLVPISSTFPVANETTADFWTPTFGGNNFRKIKFASHDQRLNHYLEKK, from the exons ATGGCTGATGAGTTTCAAGCTACGGCAGCAATTTGCGGTAGCGGAGGCGGTGCTTGGTGGAGCTCGCCGAGAAGCGTTATGTCTCCTTCGGATCATTTCTTGTCGCCTTATTTCGGAGCTACAATCACTTCCGATGATTTTGGCTGTCAAGAGAATAATATCAAATCTAGGAATACTTGTACAGACAACAACATCATTTCTGGGCAGCGAGAGGCCGATTCCGACAGTGGAGGAAGCACCGTGACGATTGACTCGACGATGCAAATGATGGGTCTAGGGTTTTCCTCGAACTCTTCTTCAGATTGGAACCACACAATTTT ACAGGAAGACTTAAACTCAAGCTTCTTAAGGAGCTCACAAAATCATGGCCAAGGATTCTCATCGACAACTGCTTCACCTTATCTTCTTAATCCAGCTTgctcttcaacttcttcttcctcgagcTTGTTACGAACCTTTTATGATCCCGAACCGAACCCGTACAGCTTCGTTTCCACCACTAGCTGCTCCTTAAACAACCCTCACGCCTCTTGGgctaataaaaagataaatcctAATCATCAAGTTTCTTATGGACTAATTAACAACTTCTCTGACAACACAAACTCTCTACCCTTTTGGAGTTCTTCATTAACCACTAACTTAAATAACACGACGCATAACAGTTATGTAACCACTCCGCTGATAATACCCCCTCGTGTTGACGATAAAACCAag AAGACAAGAGGCCAGAGTGAGTCTTTGAAGAGAGGAAAGTACAATGAACCTGCGTCGAAGAAACAGAGAGTTACCACGCCTTCACCCTTGCCAAATTTTAAG GTGAGAAAAGAGAACCTAAGGGACCAGATTACTTCATTGCAACAGCTGGTTTCACCTTTCGGAAAG ACAGATACCGCATCGGTTCTCCAAGAAGCTATAGAGTACATCAAGTTCCTTCACGATCAAGTCACT GTTCTAAGTACTCCATACATGAAACAAGGTGCCCCGATCCATCAACAACAGCAG GATGGAAACGATAATCAAGAACTAAGAGCACACGGTCTATGTCTCGTCCCGATATCAAGCACTTTTCCGGTGGCTAATGAAACAACCGCCGATTTTTGGACACCGACGTTTGGGGGAAACAATTTCAG aaaaataaaattcgcAAGTCATGATCAAAGATTGAATCATTACTTGGAGAAAAAGTAG
- the LOC106453346 gene encoding transcription factor bHLH112 isoform X2, whose amino-acid sequence MADEFQATAAICGSGGGAWWSSPRSVMSPSDHFLSPYFGATITSDDFGCQENNIKSRNTCTDNNIISGQREADSDSGGSTVTIDSTMQMMGLGFSSNSSSDWNHTILQEDLNSSFLRSSQNHGQGFSSTTASPYLLNPACSSTSSSSSLLRTFYDPEPNPYSFVSTTSCSLNNPHASWANKKINPNHQVSYGLINNFSDNTNSLPFWSSSLTTNLNNTTHNSYVTTPLIIPPRVDDKTKTRGQSESLKRGKYNEPASKKQRVTTPSPLPNFKVRKENLRDQITSLQQLVSPFGKTDTASVLQEAIEYIKFLHDQVTVLSTPYMKQGAPIHQQQQDGNDNQELRAHGLCLVPISSTFPVANETTADFWTPTFGGNNFRKIKFASHDQRLNHYLEKK is encoded by the exons ATGGCTGATGAGTTTCAAGCTACGGCAGCAATTTGCGGTAGCGGAGGCGGTGCTTGGTGGAGCTCGCCGAGAAGCGTTATGTCTCCTTCGGATCATTTCTTGTCGCCTTATTTCGGAGCTACAATCACTTCCGATGATTTTGGCTGTCAAGAGAATAATATCAAATCTAGGAATACTTGTACAGACAACAACATCATTTCTGGGCAGCGAGAGGCCGATTCCGACAGTGGAGGAAGCACCGTGACGATTGACTCGACGATGCAAATGATGGGTCTAGGGTTTTCCTCGAACTCTTCTTCAGATTGGAACCACACAATTTT ACAGGAAGACTTAAACTCAAGCTTCTTAAGGAGCTCACAAAATCATGGCCAAGGATTCTCATCGACAACTGCTTCACCTTATCTTCTTAATCCAGCTTgctcttcaacttcttcttcctcgagcTTGTTACGAACCTTTTATGATCCCGAACCGAACCCGTACAGCTTCGTTTCCACCACTAGCTGCTCCTTAAACAACCCTCACGCCTCTTGGgctaataaaaagataaatcctAATCATCAAGTTTCTTATGGACTAATTAACAACTTCTCTGACAACACAAACTCTCTACCCTTTTGGAGTTCTTCATTAACCACTAACTTAAATAACACGACGCATAACAGTTATGTAACCACTCCGCTGATAATACCCCCTCGTGTTGACGATAAAACCAag ACAAGAGGCCAGAGTGAGTCTTTGAAGAGAGGAAAGTACAATGAACCTGCGTCGAAGAAACAGAGAGTTACCACGCCTTCACCCTTGCCAAATTTTAAG GTGAGAAAAGAGAACCTAAGGGACCAGATTACTTCATTGCAACAGCTGGTTTCACCTTTCGGAAAG ACAGATACCGCATCGGTTCTCCAAGAAGCTATAGAGTACATCAAGTTCCTTCACGATCAAGTCACT GTTCTAAGTACTCCATACATGAAACAAGGTGCCCCGATCCATCAACAACAGCAG GATGGAAACGATAATCAAGAACTAAGAGCACACGGTCTATGTCTCGTCCCGATATCAAGCACTTTTCCGGTGGCTAATGAAACAACCGCCGATTTTTGGACACCGACGTTTGGGGGAAACAATTTCAG aaaaataaaattcgcAAGTCATGATCAAAGATTGAATCATTACTTGGAGAAAAAGTAG
- the LOC106453346 gene encoding transcription factor bHLH112 isoform X5: MADEFQATAAICGSGGGAWWSSPRSVMSPSDHFLSPYFGATITSDDFGCQENNIKSRNTCTDNNIISGQREADSDSGGSTVTIDSTMQMMGLGFSSNSSSDWNHTILQEDLNSSFLRSSQNHGQGFSSTTASPYLLNPACSSTSSSSSLLRTFYDPEPNPYSFVSTTSCSLNNPHASWANKKINPNHQVSYGLINNFSDNTNSLPFWSSSLTTNLNNTTHNSYVTTPLIIPPRVDDKTKTRGQSESLKRGKYNEPASKKQRVTTPSPLPNFKVRKENLRDQITSLQQLVSPFGKTDTASVLQEAIEYIKFLHDQVTVLSTPYMKQGAPIHQQQQDGNDNQELRAHGLCLVPISSTFPVANETTADFWTPTFGGNNFR; this comes from the exons ATGGCTGATGAGTTTCAAGCTACGGCAGCAATTTGCGGTAGCGGAGGCGGTGCTTGGTGGAGCTCGCCGAGAAGCGTTATGTCTCCTTCGGATCATTTCTTGTCGCCTTATTTCGGAGCTACAATCACTTCCGATGATTTTGGCTGTCAAGAGAATAATATCAAATCTAGGAATACTTGTACAGACAACAACATCATTTCTGGGCAGCGAGAGGCCGATTCCGACAGTGGAGGAAGCACCGTGACGATTGACTCGACGATGCAAATGATGGGTCTAGGGTTTTCCTCGAACTCTTCTTCAGATTGGAACCACACAATTTT ACAGGAAGACTTAAACTCAAGCTTCTTAAGGAGCTCACAAAATCATGGCCAAGGATTCTCATCGACAACTGCTTCACCTTATCTTCTTAATCCAGCTTgctcttcaacttcttcttcctcgagcTTGTTACGAACCTTTTATGATCCCGAACCGAACCCGTACAGCTTCGTTTCCACCACTAGCTGCTCCTTAAACAACCCTCACGCCTCTTGGgctaataaaaagataaatcctAATCATCAAGTTTCTTATGGACTAATTAACAACTTCTCTGACAACACAAACTCTCTACCCTTTTGGAGTTCTTCATTAACCACTAACTTAAATAACACGACGCATAACAGTTATGTAACCACTCCGCTGATAATACCCCCTCGTGTTGACGATAAAACCAag ACAAGAGGCCAGAGTGAGTCTTTGAAGAGAGGAAAGTACAATGAACCTGCGTCGAAGAAACAGAGAGTTACCACGCCTTCACCCTTGCCAAATTTTAAG GTGAGAAAAGAGAACCTAAGGGACCAGATTACTTCATTGCAACAGCTGGTTTCACCTTTCGGAAAG ACAGATACCGCATCGGTTCTCCAAGAAGCTATAGAGTACATCAAGTTCCTTCACGATCAAGTCACT GTTCTAAGTACTCCATACATGAAACAAGGTGCCCCGATCCATCAACAACAGCAG GATGGAAACGATAATCAAGAACTAAGAGCACACGGTCTATGTCTCGTCCCGATATCAAGCACTTTTCCGGTGGCTAATGAAACAACCGCCGATTTTTGGACACCGACGTTTGGGGGAAACAATTTCAGGTAG